From the Papaver somniferum cultivar HN1 chromosome 2, ASM357369v1, whole genome shotgun sequence genome, the window CATTTTGTCATTAAACCAATCAAATATTGACTGCTCATGCTTGCACGTTCTATCAAAATTTTAGTCATTGCATTTTTCACTGCAACTGAATATCAGATAGTTTTTCCATAAAAATGCAAATCTCTAGAAGTGTATCTATTGAATACTTTCTTTTCAGATTCGTTGTAGCATAGCATACAAATAAATTCACAACTATGAACAACAAGGAAATGAAAATTGTTCTCTTGAAAACAGGTTTTCAGAAGGTTGTTGCTGCCTAAGAATGCAAAATTTTTCAAGGTGTGCTCAGCCATAAGCTCAACAATTTGTGATAGATGGAAAAAAGGTTGTACTCGGTGTTCCTGAAACCAGAGTTGATGGTGCAGAATTCCAGGAGAATGATGTTTATGCAATTGATATGGAGTAAATCATTTTGCTGGTTAACTGGACTTGTCTTCCAACTTTATTGTCAGTTAGAACTTAAAATTTTATTGGTATGTACTCAGAATTGAAACCCTTTTTTGTGTAATTTGAACCTAATGAATCAATGAATGTTAAATGGAAAATTATTTGAGTTTACCAGTGCAAGTttgatttgattctcatttgatttgattctcatttgattTGGTTATTGTTTTGAGTTTGattgattctcatttgaattctaatttgagtttAATTTGACTTTCATTTGTGTTTGATTTCAGATTTAGTCAGATTTAGTCAGGCTAGACAGCCAATCTgaatctactttttttttttatatttagatTTATATCTATGACTGATTGAAGACAGTCATTTTTCTTTGACTTTTAAAGTCGATCGttcatataatattttcaaagACCTCCAGAGACATGTCATAATTGAAAAAGACCTCAAACAGCGACCCTTTCTTCGACCGACAAAGCAATTCATAGATACGAGTTAAATGACTAGCTTTATCGGTCGCGAAACTGCTGATTTCCACTAGGTTTGGCTTAAGTGGTGGGTTTTGATCAAAGCTCAAGAAAAATTAATTTAAGATGCTAGTGACTATGTCCACACCTGGACATGGTTTAATTAATTATCAACCTAGATAATTAATGGTCCTTATAGGATGGCGAACATGAACCCTGAACAAATAAGATATATGGTCCGTCAAAGTGATGATTTAAAAAGAAATTAGTCGATTTTGTTCGCGTCACAGAAGGTGGTGATGGTTAGGTTTTTGTTCCCTGAAACTAGATGCCTGTTGAACCTTCTGGAACATAAGGTCGGTCTCTATATATGGGGTGTCTTCCGAGTCTTGTAGTTTCATAGTCTagtttgtttgcttggttcccaAAAATCTTAGAGACCAAGTTTTATTTGGGGAGCAAGGATATAACTATTATAAAAGGGTCCTTAGGGTGAGAGTTCTAAGAGAATTAATCAAACATCTCGTCTGTGAGAGAAGAGATGGTTGCTAGAATTCTTGAAAGAGGTTTGAGTAACTAGTTCTTGTAAGGTAAACACTATTTAAGAGTTTTTCAACgaactaataaaaaaatattttgtcaAATCATTGCTTGGTTTTCTTTGTTTTCTATATTATTATTAAATCATTGGGTCATCTTATTCGAGACGGACGAATAATAATGTTTTTTCTATCTAAAAAAAACTTCTACTACCTTCGTTTCGAAAAGATAGACTGGCCTGTATTGAAACAAGCCTATTTTccgaaacggagggagtattattttcaACAATCTCTTTTAAGACAACAGGCGTACACCAATTTTGGTTTAGAAAAGACAAAATCGATCCCGAAAACTCCCACTTAGTAGAAAGCAAAGTGAGTTCCATCGTTTCAAattggaaaagaaaaggaaagcaaAACGTGTTATATTTCATATAACAATCCAAGAAACTCCAAATCAGAAGGAAACCTCACATTAACACCAAATTAGCTATTACATTAATACATAATCCAAAAGCAAAACCAAATAAAGAAAAGTATTAAGAAAATGGCCATAACTTTAAAACATAAAAAACTAGAAGAAAACAAAGCGGCAGGAAATTTTTCCAAGGACCCCTAAATGAAACCCAACCACTGAAACAAAGCGTCTGTTTAGTTATTTCTTTTGATTGATAACAATAAAGCCTGATCTCTAATTTTCAtcccaaaaaagaaaaagtataCAACCGGGAAATGCCCCAACAAGCCTATAAAAAAACTGAACTACCAGTCTACCAAAGTAGGATTGTAATTACACGTGATTAAGTGACCACATAAAAAGAAGGCAGTACTAGAAGAGATGATCAGAGATGAGATTTACAGGATCAAGAGCTAGACTAGAAGGTGAATTAGATGATTCCGTTAATCTTGCATGAACCGAAGAAACTCTGACCGTAGATTCCTCACAAAATCCTTAATTTCCATGCAAAACTTCTCGTCTAACTGtaataaaaacagaaaattaatCAGACGTAGGTGATGATAATTAGTTCAAACAGCAATATACACAAACTGATGTGTTTTCCTCGTTTGAAGAAAGTCGGAAAGAAACTGGCAGATATTACTAGTAAGTATTAACGAAACCTGCCTATTTTCTTGTAATTAAGATATACACTTAGTAGTAATAGTTCTTATTAATTATTACCTTAGCATGAATTGTTATATCCAAAGCGGAATCACCAAATACCATGACGTTTGAATTAACAACAGTTAGGTGGTATTTCTCAATCTCTGCCAGTATCTTAACAAGACTGCCTTTGTGTTTTTCACAGTGAATTCTTATCAAAACATTCTTATTAGAAACTTTTACTTCTACTTCAGGACGGGAATTAACATATTGGTCGTCGAAGTAAGAAGAAGTGATGTCATCATCGGCAGTGACCCGAGATCTCTTATTCACAAAGACTACTGATTCCACTGTTTTCTTTGTTGTTTGTTCCTCGAGTATCTTAACCTTTTCttctaattgtttcaagtactTTATAGCATCTCCTAGAACAGAAGCCTTATCCAGCTGCATTCATTTAAGGCAAAAGTTAAGAATACTGTTCTAAAAAGAAAATTATATGCATGTAAACACTGATAAAAATTGAGTTGCCAAATCATTTGTAGTATATATATACCTTTGTTAGGTTGGGAACAAGAGCCGAAAGAGCAATAAATCGCTGACTGAGCTTCTCTCTTCGCCTTCTCTCAGCCATGATGTGATCATAAGAAGGCGAGTTAGTATCTGTATCCGGATTAGGCCTCTTTGTACCTTTCCCGGCTTTCTTTACATAGTTTTGCTGCTGCTTCATATTTCTCGGTAACAAGTACTCATCCTTGGGTTTCATAATACCATCAACTGGGCTATTATTGGTACCCCCATATAGATCAAGTACTGATGGATTACCGGAACAACCAAAAGAAATGATTCTTGACGAAGGAGGTGGAGAGCCTGCAGGCGAAGCGTCGGGTGTAGTAGTCCACAAGTTTTCGGTTGTGGTGGAAGAATTAGAACTCTCGGTCTTGAGGCTTTTTACCGGTTGGTGTATGCCGgtttttccatcaaaatatgagttGATGTTATTTTCGAGATCAATAATAGATGAGTTACAACTATCAGAGCTGAAAGAATAGAAGTTTCCATCAAGGACAGACTCCACATTTTGATCTTTATATTCATCAAAAAATTGATTCATGAAATCTGGATCCTCCATGTATGCCTACAAAATTAACAACCAAAATAAGCAAACCCTCAAACTTGtttcatttgaaaaaaaaaagcaagaaaatatggATAACCAACCAACAAATTAATCTATAATTAGCAACTTCATTAAACTCAAATTATGCTCATACCAGTTCAGGTAACCAATGGATTGAGGGTACTGAGGATGTGTCCATAGAAGAAGATTGAGAAAATATAAGAACTAGATCTCCCCGCTGTTTTTTAGCTGTAACTAAAAAGTCTTTATCTTAGGAATTACGGGTTTAATTAAGATTTAGCAGTTGAGGTGTAATAAAGAAGCTAATTAGAGCTCCTCCTTTTATAGAGGAAATTATAACTTTCAACACGTGGGAACATGTTCTTTGTCTTTGTATTTCTTAtcttattttatgatgaaacatgTTGTTTGTCTTTGAATTAGCTTTCATTTTCAGCATTAATCTAATCATTAACAAAATAATTAAAATGAAAGGATGTCTAGAATTCTGCCATGTGTTCCAGTTAATGATTTTTCAATCCAGCGGAAACCCATATACGACAACTAGTTGGTGTTGCTGAGAAAGTCGCGTCAAATCTCAAAAGCTTCTGTTTTTAGAAATGTTGTTCAATATCAGAAATGTCTAACCGGACATATGTGATGATGGTTTTGGAGTTAGTTTGCTAGCTTCGGAAGCTGAACTTACACTCTGCTTTCCATATCATTCATATTGCAGTGATCACTGGAGTTACCGAGTTAGCCAATATGATAAGTTTCGTTGGGTAATACTTACTACCTGTTAGGGTAAGGCTGTGACAGAAATAAACCAAGACAAAATCCAGTGCgttacaaatttttttttctctcgatTCGTTTGCTTCGCTGTGCATCAAGGTAGCTTGAACTTGAATATGAGGAGTGAGGACACGCTAGAGAACATGGGAAAACCTATCTAAGAGTCTAGGGACAATTAAAAAAAATGCTAGAACTTGCAATTTAAGCTAATAtcaattaaagaaaataaaacgtGTTAATAGCAATGGTGGAGATTATACATCCATGTGAGAGTTGACTATGGGTGATGACATCTTTATACCCAATTTGATTAGCACCATATCCTCTCTTCATTCTCTTCATCTTCCCTTTctcgaaaaaaaaagaaaaaaaaaactttagccGTCTTGTTTAGATTTGGTtcttttggaccagatctgagtaagaattcttttattttagagtttttggtagtaggtaattgaataagatgtttttacattatttttggtgtcttttgacatatttcttcgtcGTTGTGCGGCGACTTCTTCAAATTTTCATGGCTGGTTcgtggcttgctattctcgattcaaaaGCATCGACGATTTATCACGACATCGTGCATCCGTGTTCGTGTGGAACGGAAATTTTATGGGCTAAGTACTCATTtgttttaggagcatctcttatagaagaagaatacaatcagattaaatggtcggaattttcggaatataccatcatctctcccttatacataaaaTTCTTTTGGGTATCTTTGCGGTTTATCGCTCTTTCTTTTcgcgatctacttgtaattggtgtccttatttgtattagggttttgattttcttttattttgatgtttttgttattcttataagcaaacatgtaatcactattttgatttgaatgaattgaaatatggtgattgtccaaaaaaaaaaaaaaaaaaagattagcaCCCTAAatatcctggctaaattggggcctatcccaattaatttgggcctacactacaggacaaaaaaagATTATTAAGAGATGAAACTACCAACTTACCCTTCATCAAATACTAATACTACAAATGTGTCCTCATtaaatcctaataataaaaccaaaaactaaaatcaaaatcataaaactaaaatcataaaattaaaaactaaaatcaaaaccaaaatcatgaaattaaaaactaaaatcaaaatcaaaatcaaattcatttccatctccattacaactaattcttcttcttttcttctcaactcAATCCTCCaatctaggttttagtaacatgcaatcgctcaaaaattgaaaattttgaaatcaaatttttccgggtttaccagaatcggttaacgttaatgtataCGTGATCCGATTGCAAATAGAAACAGTTTATGTttatgcccacaaagaccgattgtccttgatatgttttctggttcgagaaatttgaaccagaagCGGTCAATGTTAATGTCCATATAGCCCGATTCAGTTACGGTAGAGATAACTATTTTTCTGTAACTATTTTTTGTTGGAATCGGATTATAAGTGCGTCCGCAAAAACCGATTGTGTACCATTTGAATTCATAACTGCTTAGCccataatcggattacattagcacttataaaaaccgattgttgatgtataatgctagaatcggattttatatatgtgtgtcgagtaaaccgattgttataagaaaaaatttccaattttttctgtatcttttttttgttagaatcggattacttgagcacttttataaaccgattcctgttgtgcaatgtcaataatcggtttttatgtGTGCATCGTATAAATCGATTCTGGTTATACCCGAATTAAAAATGAGTATCAGTATGATTTTACACAATTTCAaaacgagtatgatttcatactcgatctcaaaatgagtatgaaattTATACGCGAACTGAaatcgagtatgaaatcatactcattttcaCATCGAGCATGAGGTTTTTTTCCAATAATCAGTTTTTTGTTTACATGtgtaaaaaccgattctgggttttttttgtgaattgaaaaaatCAACCCAAATTCGGTTTATGGGAGCAtgaacatataccgattctggtttgattttttttttttttaaatttttttttcatgttttgatgatgaatcaagattagttgatttctagcttattttcactaaacatcaattaatcatccaattaacactaattaattaggggtaaattagccattatgtaaaatagttggataaggggttaCCCTTTTTACttcttaatgaccctattttgtcatgtagttataggccccaattaagtggcataggacCCAATTTGTCCAGGCTAAATATAGTATAGGTACAATATACaatttgattaagatttttttttgataaaattgaacaAAACTTTAAAAATATCCTTTTCAAAATGCGCTTTACCAAATATAGGTGTAATCTCGTAAACAAGTGTATCTGGATCCCCATCCCTGTTTCCTTAAAGCACTGGTGTCAACGGTAATTATCGGAACGGATATAGTCAATTTTGTATCCGGGCATTCTCATCTATCAATTATCCGACGGATTTTCACAGATGACGTAGTATCCGTTTCTTTAATGTTAACAGATATCTGGTAGTGCCAATAATTATTCGAAATATTACATTTTATATAAAAAGCACCAAATTTTTGTATCAGTTTCTTTAATTTTAACAGATATCTTTATATCCAATGCAGAGAAGGGACATTTGAGATCGTCAGATCCCCTCTCGGTGCCACCTTGGTGTCCATTTTCGGTGGATGTAGCAAAGACCGTTATTATAatataataaaaatcattaatacGTGTCAAAAATAAGATATATATTAACttataaaaataaatagataaataaataataataataataataataatagcttTCTGCATATGTATTTCTGTTATCGGATACCGTATAATGATCCTATAGGATATTGACAATACTGTATTTGTATCCGATATAATATCCATATCTGAAATATCGGATGGTATCCTAAATTTTCGATAACGACATGGACGAGTATCAGATATTCAATTATCCATTGACATGCCTACTTAGTGGATTGTTTTCAGGGAAGTGTTCACCCCGTTCTGTCTTTATGATATGTATGAATGCTCTATCTTATATGCTTTTAAAATACGGAAAATCCTTTACTTTAGATAAGTCATGAGATTATATCAATAACTTCAAGAATTATCAGAGGTGAAAGAACCATATCTAACTCTTAAACATGCTTTTTAGATAACATAGATACTTTCTTTATAAAATATATCTTAATTTTGTCTCTAGCTCGAACAACTAGATCCCTGACATTCGAGAAACAAAACTTCATTAATCTGTGTTTATATGGCTGCAAAGGACCACGAGATTTACCACCCTTTGAAGTATTACTATCAACAATTGTTGtagtattcttgtttttgtttttactaAATTTatcttaatatcatcatatttatCCACTTCAAGACTTTTTCCGA encodes:
- the LOC113353131 gene encoding transcription factor bHLH18-like isoform X1, with protein sequence MDTSSVPSIHWLPELAYMEDPDFMNQFFDEYKDQNVESVLDGNFYSFSSDSCNSSIIDLENNINSYFDGKTGIHQPVKSLKTESSNSSTTTENLWTTTPDASPAGSPPPSSRIISFGCSGNPSVLDLYGGTNNSPVDGIMKPKDEYLLPRNMKQQQNYVKKAGKGTKRPNPDTDTNSPSYDHIMAERRRREKLSQRFIALSALVPNLTKLDKASVLGDAIKYLKQLEEKVKILEEQTTKKTVESVVFVNKRSRVTADDDITSSYFDDQYVNSRPEVEVKVSNKNVLIRIHCEKHKGSLVKILAEIEKYHLTVVNSNVMVFGDSALDITIHAKLDEKFCMEIKDFVRNLRSEFLRFMQD
- the LOC113353131 gene encoding transcription factor bHLH18-like isoform X2, which codes for MDTSSVPSIHWLPELAYMEDPDFMNQFFDEYKDQNVESVLDGNFYSFSSDSCNSSIIDLENNINSYFDGKTGIHQPVKSLKTESSNSSTTTENLWTTTPDASPAGSPPPSSRIISFGCSGNPSVLDLYGGTNNSPVDGIMKPKDEYLLPRNMKQQQNYVKKAGKGTKRPNPDTDTNSPSYDHIMAERRRREKLSQRFIALSALVPNLTKLDKASVLGDAIKYLKQLEEKVKILEEQTTKKTVESVVFVNKRSRVTADDDITSSYFDDQYVNSRPEVEVKVSNKNVLIRIHCEKHKGSLVKILAEIEKYHLTVVNSNVMVFGDSALDITIHAKTRSFAWKLRIL